The genomic region tgtgcacAGTACATACCACAAAGAAGGTGGTCATTTTGCAGCAATGGAGGTTCCACAGACTCTTTACAGCGATTTCGTCGAATTTGTCGCTAAAGTATTCAGGAAGCCACAACCAAAGCAATAGTCATTCGacagttttttgtataaattttttatttagtataatttcagttaatatttttctagaAAATAAAGTACCTATGTTTTTCTATCCTGTTTTAATCTGAGAAcattaattatacatatgtatgttatgatGATAAGTAGCGAAAAGGAAACTCTTCTATTTACGCATACACCTCGCACTATGTATGGAAAGGAAGCCGAATGTGACAATCGTGCcgctactttttttatttctccaatgacattgttataaaaaacaagtaaggaagggctaagttcgggtgtcaccgaacattttatactctcccatggtaaagtgataatcgagatttcattatacgccatttacatatttttcaaataccgtatctttgtaaagttttattccgctatcatcattagttcctaatgtatatactcgtattatacagaaaaggcatcagatggaattcaaaatagcgttatattggaagaaggcgtggttgtgaaccgatttcacccatatttcgtacatgtcatcagggtgttaagaaaatattatataccgaatttcattgaaatcggtctagtagttcctgagatatggtttttggtccataagtgagcgaggccacgcccattttcaatttttaaaaaaagcctgggtgcagctttcttctgcaatttcttccgtaaaatttagtgtttctgacgctttttgttagtcggttaacgcacttttagtgattttcaacataacctttgtatgggaggtgggcgtggttattacccgatttcttccatttttgaactgtatatggaaatgcctgaggaaaacgactctgtagagtatGGTTGACTTAGCTATAGTAGTTACCgggatacgtacaaaaaacttagtagagggcggggccacgcccacttttccaaaaaaattgcgtccaaatatgcccctccataatgcgattctttgtgccaaatttcactttaatatctttatttatgacttagttatgacactttataggttatattcttggaagaattcgttgatttgtttggaaatacatacttacgtagACCATTTAGTTAGTTACAATATACATGGTTTGCTCCATTTAACTGACTGTACTAAGCAATATGGTCCTCTGGATAACTTTTCCGCTTACAAGTTTGAtgcagtatttgaaaaaaaaattataaataagccCAATAAAATCCTGCAGCAATTACAAGAAAAGAAAAGGAatgaattttaaagttttaacttGCAATAAAATATCCAAAATTAAATCATCCGcggaacctttttctcgaaaactcataacacagactcatcagatgttgtcaacgtCCATGATTCCGTACCATACACCAGGACGAGAATAGTGAGTAACTTGAGGaggtttgtttttgttcgtcgagagaggattttacttctcattTCCCTACTCAGTTcgaggtagcacctgttggcaagagttattctgcgttggatttcggggcagacgttattgttggtgttaatgctggttccaagatagacgaaattatctatgacttcgaagttatgactgtcaagagtAACATGCGTGCCTAGTCGCAAGTACAACGACTGTTTGTtagatgacagaagatatttcgtcttgccctcgttcactgccaagcccatttgctttgcttccttagacagtctggggaaagcagaacaaacggcgcggttgttgaggccaatgacatCAACACCAACGAcgtacaccagcagctgtacctgttcttatagaagatggtacctgctcgattaagttctgcagctcaaattatttcctccaaaagcagattgaagaagtcgcacgaaagggagtcgccttgtttgaaaccttgTCCGACGGAGAGTGGGCGCAAATCAACGATACGTcaaagaacttcgctttgatgcggattgtggctggacgttcatccaccggggtagTTATGTCAGCCTTTAGTTTTACAAGGTCTTGAACCAGCTGGGCATcggcaccttctcaattaagggattggacattccaggtgcatgcccttaaatcgttacTCTAAATGCGTTTGCCATGACGGTAATCAAAAGGTGGGTGGTTTCTTTCCAAGGGCGTCTTTTACGTAGCTGGTCCCAAACACAGCGCATAACCCTGGGGAGGAATTTCTGGCCaattccaagtgaatggcaatcagagaactttcctcactttcgtgaacttctacacataactccaaCATTATAGTTTTATTACAGCAGAAACTACGTGAGCGAGAAGGTGATAAAAAATCACATGCATACAGAAGGTTTGGGAGCTTTTTTGATTCGCTCTTAAGAAAGTGATTAAAAAGTGTGGCGATTAAATTGACACGCGTTACCGGCACGTCATTATGTAACGGAACCGTCACTGTTCTACCAGGGTATGTAGGTTCTAGGTATAAAatcatatgtacgagtatgtatgtatgtatgtatcaatgacggtaataaaatgtgtttattatgGCGTAACCACTTCGCGATTCGACTTTGCTATCGCACAATCCCCCAATAAAAACGAATATATATATCGATACGGTTGTGTTCACCAATCAGTTCCATCGCAGCGCTGGATGTGTTCGACTGGTTTTGGACGGTGTGGTTTAAtatctttgatattttttgttgcaaatatatttataatataaataagtttGGATATTTCCAATTTCAATTATACTCCCATTCATCGGCTGTTGTGTCACAGTGTTGATTCGGAAGTGAAATGGGCACCTTGTTACGTATTACATTAGTGGTCCTAGCGATTGTCGTAGGTCTGTGTGTGCATAAATATCAGGAACTGACAAGTTCAGCGCCAATTCCCCAACTGAACGATGCGGAATATTGGGGACCCGGCAGCGCCGAAAAATACAAGGAGAACACTACCATTAAAGATTTCGATATAAGCGCCAAAAAGGAGGTAACTaattgaatttcaatatttatttcgttGTATAACAATGTGTAAattctcatatatgtatatacatatacctatatattttcgttttttttattattatttttctattttttaatgctGTAGTTAATTGAAGATCTGAAAGCGCAGCTGTCGCGACCGCTGGTGCTCACCGAACCCCTCGAAGGTGTTGGATTTCAATACGGCTTCAATACTAATTACTTGAAAGAGGTGGTGGCATACTGGCGCGACACTTACCTGCCCAAGTGGGGTGAGCGCGAGGCCTTTCTCAAACAGTTCCCGCATTTTGAAACACAGATTCAAGGGTGAGTAAATTTCGCTTGAGAAATCTTACAGAGTAATAAAAGTATGTATGGGTATTTGTAAATGTTTATGTCACCTTAAAAACCAGTATAGTTTTAAACGTTTTATCTATACATATACTGAGTTATATCTCAtgcactgaccgacatattcgacataaggtttgtcaaaaaaacgaaaatcattttatGTACCATACTATAtaggagttggggtagtatcgacccgattttatttatcGACTATTATCATTATTAACTATTAAATGCTGATAAGCCCGAGACAAATGTATCTAAAGAAATATGTCGATTTACGTATATAACAAAATGCTAAACCGGGTCATAACTCGAACTTCATGATGAGTATAAACTACAGCAACATAGTATATAAGTATCTTTACGTCATACGAATCTTCGTGGACATGATTATATTAGAACCaccaaaatacataaatgagcAGCTGAAGATTCTGCAAAATGCACAAACACATACCGACTAAGAGAGTACGTTGACCGATTCTAATCTTAGAAGGACTCAGTATtgcgatttcaatgaaaatttccatCAGCTGAGGGTTTGGAGTTGCGTTTCTATTCACTTTTTGCATattctttatctttatttacaGTTTACGAGTACACTTTATTCATGTGAAGCCCAAGTCCATCGAAGGTAAAAAGGTGGTACCTCTGTTATTGATCCACGGCTGGCCAGGATCAGTGCGCGAGTTCTATAGGCTAATACCGCTGCTGACGAAACCGAACCCCAAGAGTGAATATGTCTTCGAAGTGATAGCACCCAGCTTGCCCGGTTATGGTTGGTCTCAGGTAGGTACATGTACACCTTCTCTGTAGACAAAGActttattaaacatattttgtcTCGTTCGCAGGGGGCCTCAAAAGTAAACTTTGGACCCGCACAGATGTCGTTAGTGTTGCGCAATTTGATGCTCCGTTTGGGTCAAGAGAAATTCCTAATACAGGGTGGTGATTGGGGCGCTATACTCGGTGCAAACATCGTTACTTTATCGCCACAGAATGTGCTCGGTTATCATTCgaatttttgctttattattgACCATCCAATGATTCCCCTTCATAAGTTATTGCGAAATTGGTTTCCGAGCTTCTTTATAAAGGAAgaaaatagaatatttttaaagcctTTGTACAAAGAGTTTATCCTTAATTTGGAGGAGTCTGGCTACATGCATATTCAAGCATCCAAACCAGACACAATTGGCACAACGCTCTCACAGAATCCTGTTGGTTTGGCCGCATACATCTTAGAGAAATTCTCCACATGGACCAATCCTGCATACAAGCAACTCGAGAATGGTGGCCTCACCAAACGCTTCACTTTAGACGAGCTTTTGGATATTGTCATGATTTATTACACTACAAACTCGATAACTACGTCTCAGCGCTTGTACTCGGAAGGATTCACTATCGCTCACTTTGCTTTAAATTTGGACGCGACGCACATAAATGTGCCTACCGGTTGTGCACGCTTTATTCACGACTTCTTACCTttgacggacttcgagcttggATTGAGgttcaaaaatattgtgcacAGTACCTACCACAAAGAAGGTGGTCATTTTGCAGCAATGGAGGTTCCAGAGACTCTTTACAGCGATTTCGTCGAATTTGTCGCTAAAGTATTCACCAAGCCACAATCAAAGCAATAGTCGTTCgaagacattttttttgtataaattttttatttagtataatttctgttaatatttttctagAAAATAAAGCACCTAAGTCTTTTTTCTTACTTTCTTGTTTTAATCTGAGAACATTGAAGGTATGGTAAGGTGAAATGTAGCGACCACCCTTCTTCAACTTTACTGGCGCAGACAACGATTCTTTTCCCTACGTGGCGCCAAGTcaagattccaagcgaagccatgtcCTTCTCAACTTGCTCTTTCCAAAggagttgaggtcttcctcttcctctgctccccccggcgggtactgcgtcgaatactttcagagctgaagtgttttcgtccattcggacgacatgaccaatCCAGCGTaaccgttgtcttttaattcgctgaactatgtcatagagaatatctggtcagttgttgatttttcaggcctaaagccatactgataaggtACAATTAGTTTTttggcggtgggctttaatatttcacata from Bactrocera tryoni isolate S06 chromosome 3, CSIRO_BtryS06_freeze2, whole genome shotgun sequence harbors:
- the LOC120770215 gene encoding juvenile hormone epoxide hydrolase 1 isoform X1 encodes the protein MGTLLRITLVVLAIVVGLCVHKYQELTSSAPIPQLNDAEYWGPGSAEKYKENTTIKDFDISAKKELIEDLKAQLSRPLVLTEPLEGVGFQYGFNTNYLKEVVAYWRDTYLPKWGEREAFLKQFPHFETQIQGLRVHFIHVKPKSIEGKKVVPLLLIHGWPGSVREFYRLIPLLTKPNPKSEYVFEVIAPSLPGYGWSQGASKVNFGPAQMSLVLRNLMLRLGQEKFLIQGGDWGAILGANIVTLSPQNVLGYHSNFCFIIDHPMIPLHKLLRNWFPSFFIKEENRIFLKPLYKEFILNLEESGYMHIQASKPDTIGTTLSQNPVGLAAYILEKFSTWTNPAYKQLENGGLTKRFTLDELLDIVMIYYTTNSITTSQRLYSEGFTIAHFALNLDATHINVPTGCARFIHDFLPLTDFELGLRFKNIVHSTYHKEGGHFAAMEVPETLYSDFVEFVAKVFTKPQSKQ
- the LOC120770215 gene encoding juvenile hormone epoxide hydrolase 1 isoform X2, giving the protein MGTLLRITFVVLAIVVGLCVYKYQELTSSAPIPQLNDAEYWGPGSAAKYKENTAIKAFDISAKKELIEDLKAQLSRPLVLTEPLEGVGFQYGFNTNYLKEVVAYWRDTYLPKWGEREAFLKQFPHFETQIQGLRVHFIHVKPKSIEGKKVVPLLLIHGWPGSVREFYRLIPLLTKPNPKSEYVFEVIAPSLPGYGWSQGASKVNFGPAQMSLVLRNLMLRLGQEKFLIQGGDWGAILGANIVTLSPQNVLGYHSNFCFIIDHPMIPLHKLLRNWFPSFFIKEENRIFLKPLYKEFILNLEESGYMHIQASKPDTIGTTLSQNPVGLAAYILEKFSTWTNPAYKQLENGGLTKRFTLDELLDIVMIYYTTNSITTSQRLYSEGFTIAHFALNLDATHINVPTGCARFIHDFLPLTDFELGLRFKNIVHSTYHKEGGHFAAMEVPETLYSDFVEFVAKVFTKPQSKQ